In Ignavibacteria bacterium, a single genomic region encodes these proteins:
- a CDS encoding TonB-dependent receptor plug domain-containing protein: protein MSLVSGVNAQTDFDSSFCITPLINVSANRLPILRENSPFSVQFIDRESIDKINGSQLSDVLKNANNVYVKSYGGNSSLKTVSINGLSAEHTLILLNGVRLNSTQNAQFDISLLPKEFIESIEIIPSGSSASYGSDALSGVINIKTISSGSITHKNSFNTELGVDFGSYGYAKYNLSLSGRLKYSSFKILYSNESSKDDFEYYYFNGKENELKTRYNNSYDRDNLFLDYTYDNSSSKLSLVSYYNTADRFLPGIETGSDPSNANQKDKNWNTIVNFEKKGKNLFNASLNFQNNLINFSPYPNSTNYYKNLIYSASAHYLINNSVYKLLLGGEYSASSIESDQLAGNKQRNTSALFISNETRILENFVIFPSARFESISDIDRQVLTAKIGLNYKPFKNDILILKSSAGNSFRSPSFNELYWKTGGNINLLPEKSISFEAGFLTVFRLFSNNTFEFTYTHINAADKILWKPGNSVYWTPENVGNSLSNIISLTLNSDYIISKSSSVMLNLNYTYNSSIKNNMDYQGDLTYGKQLIYIANNMFKLNLNFDIKDFGFGAGSVFIGNRYSDVENRNLMNPDFILDGNIYYKLHIGKINTLLKLEVNNITNENYQVISGYPMPLRNFRFLIKLKY, encoded by the coding sequence ATGTCGTTAGTTTCCGGTGTGAATGCTCAAACCGATTTTGATTCATCATTTTGCATAACACCTCTAATTAACGTCAGTGCTAATCGATTACCTATTTTGAGAGAAAACTCTCCTTTTAGTGTGCAGTTTATCGACAGAGAGTCAATCGATAAGATAAATGGCTCCCAGCTTTCGGACGTTTTAAAGAATGCTAATAATGTGTACGTTAAATCATATGGCGGAAACTCATCATTGAAAACTGTATCAATTAACGGATTAAGTGCAGAGCATACTTTGATTCTATTAAACGGTGTAAGGCTGAACTCGACTCAGAACGCACAGTTCGATATATCCCTTCTTCCTAAGGAATTTATTGAAAGCATTGAAATAATTCCGTCAGGAAGCAGTGCCTCATACGGTAGTGACGCATTAAGCGGTGTTATAAACATAAAGACTATTTCTTCTGGAAGTATAACTCATAAAAATTCATTTAATACTGAATTAGGTGTTGACTTTGGTTCTTATGGTTATGCAAAATACAACTTGAGCTTATCAGGGCGATTAAAATATTCAAGTTTCAAAATACTATACTCAAATGAAAGTTCAAAAGATGATTTTGAATATTATTACTTCAACGGTAAAGAAAACGAGCTTAAAACCAGGTATAACAATTCGTATGACAGAGACAATCTTTTTCTTGATTATACTTATGATAACAGCAGCTCAAAATTATCATTAGTTTCTTATTACAATACTGCCGATAGATTTCTGCCCGGTATAGAAACAGGGTCCGACCCATCTAATGCAAATCAAAAAGATAAAAACTGGAATACAATCGTTAACTTTGAAAAGAAGGGTAAGAACCTTTTTAATGCTTCATTAAATTTTCAAAACAATCTAATAAATTTTAGTCCTTACCCGAATAGTACAAACTATTATAAAAACTTAATTTATTCCGCATCAGCACACTATCTTATAAACAACTCTGTATATAAACTTCTGCTTGGAGGCGAATATTCAGCGTCTTCAATTGAAAGCGATCAGCTCGCCGGAAACAAACAAAGGAATACTTCGGCTTTATTTATTTCCAATGAGACCAGGATTTTAGAGAATTTTGTGATATTTCCTTCGGCAAGATTTGAAAGCATATCAGATATTGATAGACAGGTTCTCACTGCTAAAATTGGTTTGAATTATAAACCTTTTAAGAACGATATTCTGATTCTTAAATCATCAGCTGGAAATTCGTTCAGGTCTCCATCGTTTAATGAACTCTACTGGAAAACAGGCGGGAATATTAATCTATTACCTGAAAAATCCATAAGCTTTGAGGCTGGATTTTTAACGGTGTTCAGATTGTTCTCAAATAACACATTTGAATTCACATATACACACATTAATGCAGCCGATAAGATTCTCTGGAAACCTGGAAACTCTGTTTACTGGACTCCTGAAAATGTCGGTAATTCATTGTCCAATATCATTAGTCTGACTCTTAATTCAGATTATATTATTTCAAAATCTTCATCCGTTATGCTTAATCTTAATTACACTTATAATTCATCTATAAAAAACAATATGGATTATCAAGGTGATTTAACATATGGTAAACAGCTTATTTATATAGCTAATAATATGTTTAAGTTAAATTTAAACTTCGATATTAAAGATTTTGGCTTTGGGGCGGGAAGTGTTTTTATTGGAAATAGGTATTCAGACGTTGAAAACAGAAATTTGATGAACCCGGACTTTATTCTGGATGGCAATATTTATTATAAACTGCATATCGGTAAAATAAATACATTACTAAAGCTTGAGGTTAATAATATTACAAACGAAAACTATCAGGTAATCTCGGGTTATCCGATGCCCCTGAGAAATTTCAGATTTTTAATAAAATTAAAATATTAA
- a CDS encoding dCMP deaminase family protein, with protein sequence MKRDDYISWDEYFMGIAMLSAKRSKDPSTQVGACIVNGENKVVGIGYNGFPIGCSDDNLPWDRQAENQNQTKYPYVVHAEANAILNSTKDLHGARIYVDLFPCNECAKLIIQSGIKEVVFLSDKYKDSDSVKASRKMFKLSGVKERQLIVKNKKIILNFNILN encoded by the coding sequence ATGAAAAGAGATGACTATATAAGCTGGGACGAATATTTTATGGGTATTGCTATGCTGTCGGCAAAACGAAGCAAAGACCCGAGTACTCAGGTTGGAGCATGTATTGTTAATGGGGAAAATAAAGTAGTAGGTATTGGTTATAATGGTTTTCCGATAGGATGTTCCGACGATAATCTTCCATGGGATAGACAAGCCGAAAATCAGAATCAAACAAAATATCCATACGTTGTTCATGCTGAAGCGAATGCAATACTTAATTCGACAAAAGACCTTCATGGAGCAAGAATTTATGTAGACCTCTTCCCATGCAATGAATGTGCAAAGCTTATTATTCAGTCCGGAATAAAAGAAGTCGTTTTCCTATCTGATAAATATAAAGATTCTGATTCAGTAAAAGCTTCACGAAAGATGTTTAAACTCTCTGGTGTAAAAGAAAGACAATTGATTGTTAAGAACAAAAAGATTATTTTAAATTTTAATATATTAAATTAA
- a CDS encoding AAA family ATPase, whose protein sequence is MKKIVAVIGMCGSGKSEAVKYFEKNGYKKVYFGEVVIDELKRRELDINEVNERIVREDLRKEFGMGVMALKSIDKIKTFIKESNVVVESLYSWEEFKILSSEFGNAFKLLNIFTTKSLRYERLKERPFRPLTYEEAISRDFGEIEKLDKGGPIAFADFTVFNNLTLDELNQNLSNYL, encoded by the coding sequence ATGAAAAAAATTGTCGCAGTAATCGGTATGTGCGGATCCGGAAAAAGTGAGGCTGTTAAGTATTTCGAGAAGAACGGATATAAAAAGGTATATTTTGGAGAAGTTGTCATTGATGAACTGAAAAGAAGAGAACTGGATATTAATGAAGTGAATGAACGTATAGTAAGGGAAGATCTTAGAAAAGAATTCGGTATGGGTGTAATGGCATTAAAGAGTATTGATAAAATTAAAACTTTTATCAAAGAATCAAACGTTGTTGTCGAAAGTCTTTATTCATGGGAAGAGTTTAAAATTCTCAGCAGTGAATTTGGAAATGCATTCAAACTACTTAATATTTTCACTACTAAATCATTGCGTTACGAAAGACTTAAAGAAAGACCTTTCAGACCGCTCACATACGAGGAAGCAATATCAAGGGATTTCGGCGAGATAGAAAAACTGGATAAAGGCGGTCCGATTGCTTTTGCAGACTTTACTGTATTTAATAATTTAACGTTAGATGAATTAAACCAAAATCTTTCTAACTACTTATGA
- a CDS encoding aminotransferase class I/II-fold pyridoxal phosphate-dependent enzyme, with product MNNLFTKCYTFTRADEVKAAGFYPYFRPIEQNEGPVVKLEGRETIMAGSNNYHGLTTHPRVVKAAQEALIKYGTGCSGSRYLTGTLDLHIELEEKLARFLKKEACLLYSTGYQTAQGIIPTLVNKGEYIISDKDNHASIVAGTLMAKGLLADLVRYKHGDLNDLERVLKSVPVEAGKLIATDGVFSTSGTVVELPEIVTLCKKYNARIMVDDAHSLGVIGKGGRGTASEFGLDDEVDLIMGTFSKTLASLGGFVAGEERVINFLKHHSTALIFSASPTPSSVAAAIAALEILIEEPQRVDKLRANGKKMREGLKGLGFHVLEGVTPIVPVILGNDLLTFQFWRKLYDAGVFVNAFVPPGVPQNLSMLRTSYMATHEEKHLNRILDVFGQIGREMGVIK from the coding sequence ATGAACAATTTATTCACAAAATGCTATACATTTACTAGAGCGGATGAGGTTAAAGCTGCGGGTTTTTACCCATATTTCAGACCAATTGAGCAAAATGAGGGTCCCGTAGTGAAACTCGAAGGACGTGAAACTATTATGGCTGGCTCTAATAATTATCACGGACTTACAACGCATCCAAGGGTTGTTAAAGCAGCCCAGGAAGCACTTATAAAATATGGAACAGGTTGTTCCGGTTCAAGATACCTTACCGGTACTCTTGACCTTCATATAGAACTTGAAGAAAAGCTGGCAAGATTCCTGAAAAAGGAAGCCTGCCTGCTGTACTCAACAGGCTATCAAACTGCTCAGGGAATAATTCCTACACTCGTGAATAAAGGTGAATATATTATTTCTGATAAAGACAATCATGCAAGCATCGTAGCAGGAACATTAATGGCTAAAGGACTTCTTGCTGACCTTGTTCGATACAAGCATGGAGACTTAAACGACCTCGAAAGAGTATTAAAATCAGTCCCAGTAGAAGCGGGAAAGCTTATTGCTACAGATGGAGTTTTTTCTACGTCTGGTACTGTTGTAGAGCTGCCTGAAATTGTTACACTTTGCAAGAAATACAACGCAAGAATAATGGTTGACGACGCTCATTCCTTAGGCGTAATTGGAAAGGGAGGCAGAGGTACCGCTTCTGAATTTGGACTTGACGATGAAGTTGACCTTATCATGGGTACATTCTCAAAGACTCTTGCATCCCTCGGCGGGTTTGTTGCCGGTGAAGAAAGGGTAATTAATTTCCTTAAACATCATTCGACTGCGCTTATTTTCTCAGCTTCACCAACCCCATCATCGGTAGCAGCTGCAATTGCAGCTCTTGAGATACTAATAGAAGAACCTCAAAGAGTTGATAAACTAAGGGCTAATGGAAAGAAGATGAGAGAAGGTCTTAAAGGTTTAGGATTCCATGTCCTCGAAGGTGTCACTCCTATAGTACCGGTGATTCTTGGAAATGACCTGCTGACTTTCCAATTCTGGAGAAAACTTTACGATGCAGGTGTGTTTGTGAATGCATTTGTACCACCCGGAGTTCCGCAGAACCTTTCTATGCTTAGAACTTCTTATATGGCTACTCACGAAGAAAAGCACTTGAACAGGATTCTTGACGTCTTCGGACAGATAGGCAGGGAAATGGGAGTTATTAAATGA
- a CDS encoding NAD-dependent epimerase/dehydratase family protein codes for MTKLNYKILMKAFVTGATGFVGSHLVDLLLEKGIEVACLRRKTSSVKWLEGKNVNFIEGDLYSNEALEKAVKDVDYVFHVAGIVKAKSKEGFERGNNLATKNLVEITARVNPRLKKFVYVSSLAVCGPNLGTEPLTEDLIPKPITTYGRTKREAEKEVLKFRDKIPVVIVRPPAIYGPRDTEILVYFKTFAGGLNSIIGFNDKYLSLLHVTDVVMGIYLAGIKETKSGDVFFISSDIEYNWDDIGKAASKAMNKKAIKLRIPHFLVFTVGAITEFFYKFSKSAPTLNLEKCLDITREGWFSSNAKAKRILGFRESFTLEEGFKDTYEWYKHQGWLK; via the coding sequence ATGACAAAATTAAATTATAAAATACTAATGAAAGCATTCGTAACAGGCGCAACGGGATTTGTCGGAAGTCATTTAGTTGATTTATTGCTGGAAAAAGGCATTGAAGTTGCATGTTTAAGGAGAAAAACCTCCTCAGTTAAGTGGCTTGAAGGTAAAAATGTAAATTTTATTGAGGGTGACTTATATTCAAACGAAGCACTCGAAAAAGCTGTAAAAGATGTTGATTATGTGTTTCATGTAGCCGGAATTGTAAAAGCAAAGAGCAAAGAAGGATTTGAAAGAGGAAATAATCTCGCAACCAAAAATCTGGTAGAAATTACTGCAAGAGTTAATCCAAGACTCAAAAAATTTGTATATGTGAGCTCTCTGGCAGTCTGCGGTCCTAATCTTGGTACAGAGCCATTAACCGAAGACCTAATTCCAAAACCTATAACAACTTATGGAAGGACCAAAAGAGAGGCAGAAAAAGAAGTACTAAAATTCCGGGATAAAATACCGGTTGTGATAGTAAGACCCCCGGCGATTTACGGACCGCGTGACACGGAAATACTCGTATACTTCAAAACGTTTGCAGGAGGACTGAACAGTATAATCGGTTTCAATGATAAATATTTAAGCCTGCTTCACGTAACGGATGTTGTTATGGGAATTTATCTTGCAGGAATTAAGGAAACAAAGAGCGGTGACGTTTTTTTCATATCATCAGATATAGAATATAACTGGGACGATATCGGAAAAGCTGCATCCAAAGCTATGAATAAAAAAGCCATAAAGCTCAGAATACCGCATTTTCTGGTATTTACAGTAGGTGCAATTACAGAATTCTTTTATAAGTTTTCGAAATCAGCTCCCACACTGAACCTCGAAAAGTGTCTTGATATAACCCGGGAAGGATGGTTTTCTTCAAACGCAAAAGCAAAGAGAATACTCGGATTCCGGGAATCTTTCACACTCGAGGAAGGATTCAAAGATACGTATGAATGGTATAAACATCAGGGATGGCTTAAGTAA
- the argS gene encoding arginine--tRNA ligase, whose product MKYIIRNIVGKTLKELNYSLVDFSIDYPKNKKFGDFSANVALVLSKELKKNPRDIANELLPLLEKEAVFSKVEIGGAGFINFFVSDDFYDELVRKVIIEKESFGRISINEGKTANLEWVSANPTGPLHAGHGRQVCLGKAIANLLGWTGYKVTREYYYNDAGNQMNNLAKSVYSRYMQIFQPDFPFPNDGYAGDYINDIAETIYKEKSETLKDSDDLNYFKSKAEEANFARIKNTLAKFNIKHDIYFSETDLYKNGDIKNLLMLFKDKGVSREEQGATWLIMDKDKFQKDKVIVKATGEPTYRLPDIAYHINKIKRGFDLIVDIFGSDHGDTYKEVLYGIQVAGFNTDNIKVIIHQMVTFKMGEESVKMSKRSDRVYYLDDLIEDVGVDATQLFFVMRSANTHLDFDIELAKDKSDKNPVYYLQYAHARICGIFRNAEENISGFSSDYLKKEYSHTEPEAFELIKALAKFPEEILSAYEGMEPHKLIYYLNTVAELFHKFYHNNRVVNPDDLHTTYSRLQVCFITKQVLQNGFAVIGISAPERM is encoded by the coding sequence TTGAAATATATAATAAGGAATATAGTCGGAAAAACCTTGAAGGAATTGAATTATTCTCTCGTGGACTTTAGCATTGACTATCCGAAGAACAAGAAATTTGGAGACTTTTCAGCAAATGTTGCATTGGTTCTATCAAAAGAATTGAAAAAGAATCCGAGAGACATAGCGAATGAACTACTCCCTTTGCTTGAGAAGGAAGCAGTATTTTCTAAAGTGGAAATAGGAGGTGCCGGTTTCATAAACTTTTTCGTATCTGATGACTTTTATGATGAACTTGTAAGAAAAGTTATCATTGAAAAGGAATCATTCGGCAGGATATCAATTAATGAGGGCAAAACAGCAAACCTTGAATGGGTAAGTGCTAATCCTACAGGTCCGCTTCATGCCGGTCACGGAAGGCAGGTTTGTTTGGGAAAAGCTATAGCAAACCTTCTCGGATGGACGGGATACAAAGTCACGAGAGAATATTATTATAACGACGCGGGAAACCAAATGAACAACCTTGCAAAGTCAGTTTATTCACGATATATGCAGATATTTCAGCCTGATTTTCCTTTTCCCAATGATGGATATGCGGGCGATTACATAAATGATATTGCTGAAACGATTTACAAAGAGAAATCGGAAACATTAAAGGATTCTGATGACCTTAATTATTTCAAGAGTAAAGCGGAAGAAGCAAATTTTGCAAGGATTAAAAATACTCTCGCAAAGTTTAACATAAAACATGATATATACTTCAGTGAAACAGACCTTTATAAAAACGGCGATATAAAAAATCTGTTAATGCTTTTTAAGGATAAGGGAGTCAGCCGAGAAGAACAAGGGGCGACATGGCTGATAATGGATAAAGATAAATTCCAAAAAGACAAAGTAATAGTAAAAGCTACAGGAGAGCCAACCTACAGACTTCCAGACATTGCATACCATATCAATAAAATCAAGAGAGGTTTTGATTTAATAGTAGATATTTTCGGCTCGGATCACGGCGATACTTATAAAGAAGTTTTATACGGAATTCAGGTTGCAGGTTTTAACACTGATAACATAAAGGTCATAATACATCAGATGGTAACATTCAAAATGGGAGAAGAGTCAGTAAAGATGAGCAAACGAAGCGATAGAGTTTATTACCTCGACGACCTGATAGAAGACGTTGGTGTTGATGCAACTCAACTTTTCTTTGTTATGCGCTCTGCAAACACGCATCTGGACTTTGATATAGAGCTTGCTAAAGATAAGTCGGACAAAAATCCGGTTTATTATCTACAGTATGCACATGCACGTATTTGCGGAATATTCCGCAATGCTGAAGAAAACATATCCGGATTTAGTAGTGACTATCTTAAAAAAGAATATTCACATACCGAACCAGAAGCATTCGAATTGATTAAAGCACTTGCGAAGTTTCCTGAGGAAATACTGAGTGCTTATGAAGGAATGGAACCTCATAAGCTAATCTACTATCTGAATACTGTCGCAGAATTATTTCATAAATTTTATCACAATAACCGCGTCGTTAATCCTGATGATTTGCATACGACGTACTCACGTCTTCAGGTTTGTTTCATAACTAAACAAGTTCTTCAAAACGGATTTGCTGTAATAGGAATATCTGCACCCGAAAGGATGTAG
- a CDS encoding DUF2461 domain-containing protein, whose protein sequence is MLDTFISEPFLGFSEKALDFFSKLKKKKYNNKKWFDANRHIYEDEVKLPMRSLLDTLTPELKKYDERIVISYKSIFRINRDIRFKRDKTPYKSHYGASLTYDKIKTPEVPQFYFHISSDEFLFASGQYSSETALIKKMRKRIFQDKDLFLSIINEKNFFKHFGQINGDKLKNIPSEYKGKNTEGITDYLKMKQFYVFRNYSPETALSSDLADRILENIKITGEFNKFLYDSL, encoded by the coding sequence ATGCTTGATACTTTTATTTCAGAACCATTCCTTGGATTTAGCGAAAAAGCTTTGGACTTTTTTTCTAAACTAAAGAAAAAGAAGTACAATAATAAGAAATGGTTTGACGCCAACAGACACATTTATGAAGATGAAGTTAAATTACCGATGCGTTCTTTGCTTGATACGCTTACTCCGGAATTGAAAAAATATGACGAAAGGATTGTCATTTCATATAAATCAATTTTCAGGATTAACCGGGACATCAGGTTTAAGAGAGACAAGACACCTTACAAAAGCCATTACGGTGCTTCTTTAACATATGATAAAATTAAGACTCCTGAGGTACCGCAATTTTATTTCCACATTTCATCGGATGAGTTTCTTTTTGCTTCAGGACAATACAGTTCTGAAACAGCTTTAATTAAAAAAATGAGAAAAAGAATCTTTCAGGATAAAGATTTATTTCTTTCGATTATAAATGAAAAGAACTTTTTCAAACATTTCGGACAGATAAACGGTGATAAACTAAAAAATATACCTTCTGAATATAAAGGAAAGAATACCGAAGGAATCACTGACTACCTGAAAATGAAGCAATTCTACGTTTTCAGAAATTACAGTCCTGAGACAGCACTTTCAAGTGATCTTGCAGACAGAATTTTAGAAAATATAAAAATCACAGGCGAATTCAATAAATTCCTGTATGATTCACTATAA
- a CDS encoding CDGSH iron-sulfur domain-containing protein gives MEEPKVFQKSPIIKDEKVGTYYWCSCGRSNNQPYCNGSHKGTTFSPIKVDITEDRKVAWCACKNTKNSPFCDGTHKIL, from the coding sequence ATGGAAGAACCAAAGGTATTTCAGAAATCACCAATCATAAAAGATGAAAAAGTCGGGACTTATTACTGGTGTTCATGCGGCCGATCAAATAATCAGCCCTACTGTAATGGATCACACAAAGGAACGACATTTTCCCCGATAAAAGTGGATATTACCGAGGATAGAAAAGTTGCATGGTGCGCATGCAAGAACACAAAAAACAGTCCATTCTGCGACGGAACACATAAAATTTTATGA
- a CDS encoding alpha/beta hydrolase — protein sequence MKNLNINGLAVKDSDNGKIPLLFVHAFPLSLKMWENQVSTFGTDYRVVTYDIRGLGKSSQNDNQFMMETYADDLINLINVLKLEKVNAAGLSMGGYIIQRALLKNPELFKTVILADTRLERDSNDGLSSRATAIQRIKTGKRQEFLETFTKNLVSSENFKNKELMSKIYSIIEDNNDEGICGALLALATRSDNVGAFKNCNMPALVIVGEHDVLTPIEAGIKIKEEFRNSEMHVIKDSGHLSNMENPVEFNRSLKGFLEKHNE from the coding sequence ATGAAAAATTTGAATATAAACGGGCTCGCGGTTAAAGATTCGGATAACGGGAAAATTCCTCTTTTATTTGTCCATGCATTTCCCCTCAGTTTAAAGATGTGGGAAAATCAGGTTTCAACATTCGGTACTGATTACAGGGTTGTAACTTATGACATAAGGGGTCTCGGTAAAAGTTCACAGAATGACAATCAATTCATGATGGAAACCTACGCTGATGATTTAATCAATCTAATAAATGTACTTAAACTCGAAAAAGTGAACGCTGCAGGGCTGTCTATGGGAGGATACATAATTCAAAGAGCTTTATTAAAAAATCCCGAATTGTTTAAAACAGTTATTCTTGCCGATACACGTCTGGAAAGGGATTCAAATGATGGACTATCTTCACGAGCTACCGCAATACAGAGAATCAAAACAGGAAAGCGACAAGAATTCCTTGAAACATTTACTAAAAATCTTGTATCAAGCGAAAACTTCAAGAACAAAGAGTTAATGTCGAAAATTTATTCTATTATTGAAGATAATAATGATGAAGGAATCTGTGGTGCTCTTCTCGCACTCGCTACTCGATCCGATAATGTAGGAGCGTTTAAAAACTGCAATATGCCCGCTCTTGTAATAGTTGGTGAGCATGATGTCCTGACTCCAATAGAAGCAGGTATAAAAATTAAAGAGGAATTCAGAAATTCTGAAATGCATGTGATAAAAGATTCAGGTCATTTGAGCAACATGGAAAATCCTGTGGAATTTAATAGATCTCTTAAAGGTTTTCTTGAAAAGCACAATGAATAA
- a CDS encoding alpha/beta hydrolase yields MRSINVLGVNVNDYGGKGAPLLFVHSFPLSSKMWDEQVAYFTDKFRVITYDTRGLGKSSSNDNVFSMEKLVNDFFHIINRLKLSKVNAVGLSMGGYTLLRAVLKDADRFHSITLVNTKADKDEDEEILKRSSQIIKIKSGGRVAYLNKLIPNLIPENKKEISEKVKEIIRNNTNEGICGNLLALSTRIKTLNLVNKIDVSVLMISGTEDRINSSDQMDMLFSKFCDNRNKSTFTTLLKMTNSGHLCNMENPYEFNKILEWFLNGIEINS; encoded by the coding sequence TTGAGAAGCATAAATGTACTTGGAGTGAATGTGAATGACTACGGAGGAAAAGGAGCACCTCTCCTTTTCGTCCACAGTTTTCCTTTATCGAGCAAGATGTGGGATGAACAAGTCGCATATTTCACTGATAAATTCAGGGTTATTACTTACGATACAAGAGGACTTGGCAAGAGCAGCTCGAATGACAATGTCTTTTCGATGGAAAAGCTTGTTAATGACTTTTTCCATATTATAAACAGACTGAAGCTATCCAAAGTAAATGCTGTCGGTCTTTCTATGGGTGGTTATACGCTCCTAAGAGCAGTTTTAAAAGACGCCGATAGATTTCATTCGATAACTCTGGTAAACACAAAAGCAGATAAAGATGAAGACGAAGAAATATTAAAAAGGTCTTCACAGATTATTAAGATTAAATCGGGCGGCAGAGTTGCTTATCTGAATAAACTTATACCAAATCTAATTCCGGAGAACAAGAAAGAAATATCGGAAAAGGTTAAGGAAATTATCAGGAATAATACTAACGAAGGCATTTGCGGCAACCTTCTTGCACTCTCAACGAGAATTAAAACACTTAATCTGGTTAATAAAATAGATGTATCTGTTCTTATGATATCGGGTACAGAGGATAGAATAAATTCTTCGGATCAAATGGATATGCTTTTCTCAAAATTTTGCGATAACAGGAATAAAAGTACATTTACCACACTATTGAAGATGACAAACAGCGGGCATTTGTGCAATATGGAGAATCCTTATGAGTTTAATAAAATTCTCGAATGGTTTCTTAATGGGATTGAAATTAATTCTTAA
- a CDS encoding sigma-70 family RNA polymerase sigma factor, protein MARKKENSKNKKANVLPPKDERLADYDEENENESQEEEESGIEGYLSEEEVEELKREFEKEALPHIGILYNYAFKMTGSQDDANDLLQETYLRAYRFFHKFEKGTNCKAWLFRIMKNLFINNYRKIQKTPGQVDYDEIENFFETIKSDRLDSADLQEKVFNNLLDDEVTRALNTLQDDFKTVIILCDLEGLSYEEIADFVQCPIGTVRSRLHRARKLLAQKLYNYAKTRGYDVENAVV, encoded by the coding sequence ATGGCGAGAAAGAAAGAAAATAGCAAGAATAAAAAAGCAAATGTACTTCCGCCAAAAGACGAACGATTAGCAGATTACGACGAAGAGAATGAAAATGAAAGTCAGGAAGAGGAAGAATCTGGAATTGAGGGATATCTTAGCGAGGAAGAAGTAGAAGAGCTTAAACGGGAATTTGAAAAAGAAGCATTACCGCACATCGGTATATTGTATAACTATGCTTTTAAAATGACCGGAAGCCAGGATGATGCCAACGACCTGTTACAGGAGACCTATCTGCGAGCATACCGTTTTTTCCATAAATTCGAAAAAGGAACCAATTGTAAAGCATGGTTGTTTCGTATTATGAAAAATTTGTTCATTAACAATTACAGGAAGATTCAGAAAACTCCAGGTCAGGTTGATTACGATGAAATTGAGAATTTCTTTGAGACGATAAAATCAGATCGGCTTGATTCAGCAGACCTTCAAGAGAAAGTATTTAACAACCTTTTGGATGATGAAGTCACGAGAGCGCTTAACACTTTGCAGGATGACTTTAAGACAGTCATTATACTTTGTGACCTTGAAGGACTCAGCTATGAAGAAATTGCCGACTTTGTTCAGTGCCCCATTGGTACAGTACGCAGCCGTCTACACCGGGCAAGAAAACTACTTGCTCAAAAACTTTACAACTATGCTAAAACCAGAGGCTACGACGTAGAGAACGCCGTAGTTTGA